The Phycisphaeraceae bacterium genome has a window encoding:
- a CDS encoding DUF502 domain-containing protein: MHALGRHLARVFIAGIVALLPIGGTVLTVVYLETTIANDWVRRQWWYFPGLGLVAAAIIIYLIGLTVTTFLGRWIWNRLDRLFDSLPALGALYKTLKQVLGYGEGREGLFQQVVLVPGRDSKGVEIGLVTNDLVDDAGRRMFTVFIPGSPTPTAGRLVVIEASKVHAVSMPVSEALKALVSVGKTEGVVDVVRRAGDVGNPTAPTRP, from the coding sequence ATGCACGCCCTCGGCCGCCATCTTGCACGGGTCTTCATCGCGGGCATCGTCGCCCTGCTGCCCATCGGCGGCACGGTGCTGACGGTGGTTTACCTCGAAACGACCATCGCCAATGACTGGGTCCGCAGGCAATGGTGGTACTTTCCCGGGCTCGGGCTGGTGGCGGCGGCGATCATCATCTACCTGATCGGACTGACGGTGACGACCTTTCTGGGCCGGTGGATATGGAACCGGCTGGACCGGCTGTTCGATTCGCTGCCTGCCCTGGGCGCGCTGTACAAGACGCTCAAGCAGGTGCTGGGCTACGGCGAGGGTCGTGAGGGTCTCTTCCAGCAGGTGGTGCTGGTGCCGGGGCGCGACAGCAAGGGCGTCGAGATCGGACTGGTGACCAACGACCTGGTGGACGACGCGGGAAGGCGGATGTTCACGGTCTTCATCCCCGGTTCGCCCACGCCCACCGCCGGGCGGCTGGTCGTCATCGAGGCCAGCAAGGTCCACGCGGTGTCGATGCCCGTGAGCGAGGCCCTCAAGGCGCTCGTCAGCGTGGGAAAGACGGAAGGCGTGGTGGACGTGGTGCGGCGTGCGGGAGATGTCGGCAATCCAACTGCACCGACGCGGCCCTGA
- a CDS encoding serine/threonine-protein phosphatase — protein sequence MHGTYLPRDVGIETGAWKPRSVIVSTGSMPPIIERVLSADRIRRMYCVDTSTNPRIPLLMEMVGSVSRAATPQEIYQRFRSGIGKLLGINAYVGISTRGLNAGEYKITRIEVPDRPETRINDPWRQWHTLPTMKGGFFGELIRSAWPELIHHLDIKDDPAVGDLLAPYGSLIAVPIFDNGEPLNWSVTLHRDPDFFTVKDLEDAILRANLVGGMTKNAVMAQQLREANTRIRREVEQIAGIQRALLPDPLPTIHGLSLAASYRTSEQAGGDYYDFFALDRLPDGSPDPSGRWGILIADASGHGPSAAVVMAMLHAIVHTFAGHTHSPAAVLEHANHHLCQKRIENSFVTAIYGVYNAKTREFTYARAGHNPPLVKKGDSMRRLDRVGGYPLGIDPEQKLDEHTDRFEPGETIILYTDGVTEAMDVRHQMFGIAGIERAVAHCSGAARCTVESINNALDAHVGAAALSDDQTIVAMRLEE from the coding sequence ATGCATGGCACGTATCTCCCGCGGGATGTGGGCATCGAAACCGGGGCATGGAAGCCCAGGAGCGTGATTGTGTCCACCGGCAGCATGCCGCCCATCATCGAGCGCGTTCTGAGTGCGGATCGAATCCGGCGCATGTACTGCGTGGATACATCCACCAATCCGCGCATCCCGCTGCTCATGGAGATGGTTGGTTCGGTGAGCCGGGCCGCCACGCCGCAGGAAATTTACCAGCGTTTCCGCTCAGGCATCGGGAAACTGCTGGGCATCAACGCCTACGTGGGCATCTCCACGCGCGGGCTGAACGCCGGGGAATACAAGATCACCCGCATCGAGGTGCCCGACCGGCCCGAGACCCGCATCAACGACCCGTGGCGTCAGTGGCACACGCTGCCCACCATGAAGGGCGGCTTCTTCGGTGAACTGATCCGCTCGGCGTGGCCGGAACTGATCCACCACCTGGACATCAAGGATGACCCGGCCGTCGGCGACCTGCTGGCCCCCTACGGGTCGCTCATCGCGGTGCCGATCTTCGACAACGGCGAGCCGCTCAACTGGTCGGTCACGCTGCACCGCGACCCGGACTTCTTCACCGTGAAGGATCTGGAGGACGCGATCCTGCGCGCCAACCTGGTGGGCGGAATGACCAAGAACGCGGTGATGGCCCAACAGCTGCGCGAAGCCAACACGCGCATCCGCCGCGAGGTGGAGCAGATCGCCGGCATTCAGCGGGCCCTGCTGCCCGATCCGCTGCCGACCATCCACGGGCTGTCGCTCGCCGCCAGTTACCGCACCAGCGAACAGGCGGGGGGCGACTACTACGACTTCTTCGCGCTCGACCGCCTGCCGGATGGTTCGCCCGACCCGTCGGGCCGCTGGGGCATCCTGATCGCCGACGCCTCGGGCCACGGGCCTTCGGCGGCGGTGGTGATGGCCATGCTGCACGCCATCGTGCATACCTTCGCGGGGCACACGCACTCGCCCGCGGCGGTGCTGGAGCACGCCAACCACCACCTGTGCCAGAAGCGCATCGAGAACTCCTTCGTCACCGCGATCTACGGCGTGTACAACGCGAAGACGCGCGAGTTCACCTACGCCCGCGCCGGGCACAACCCGCCGCTCGTCAAGAAGGGCGATTCGATGCGCCGCCTCGACCGCGTGGGCGGCTATCCGCTGGGCATCGACCCCGAGCAGAAACTCGACGAGCACACCGACCGCTTTGAGCCGGGGGAGACCATCATCCTCTACACGGACGGCGTCACCGAGGCCATGGACGTCCGCCACCAGATGTTCGGCATCGCGGGCATCGAGCGCGCGGTGGCGCACTGCTCCGGCGCCGCGCGATGCACCGTGGAGTCGATCAACAACGCGCTCGATGCCCACGTGGGCGCCGCCGCCCTGAGCGACGACCAGACCATCGTGGCCATGCGCCTCGAGGAATGA
- a CDS encoding nucleoside deaminase, with translation MHDTRFGDWLREAIIQAEKSWREGGIPIGSVLVRHETGDIVARGHNQRVQTGDPTAHAEVDCIRNAGRRRDWRELTLVSTLSPCPMCSGTAILFRIPRVVVGEHRTFMGAEDWMKRNGIDVTVMDDERCVALMERLQREKPDLWAEDIGK, from the coding sequence ATGCATGATACGCGGTTCGGGGATTGGCTCCGTGAAGCCATCATTCAGGCCGAGAAATCATGGCGTGAAGGAGGCATCCCCATCGGATCGGTGCTGGTGCGGCACGAAACCGGCGACATCGTCGCCCGCGGGCACAACCAGCGCGTCCAGACAGGCGACCCCACCGCCCACGCCGAGGTGGACTGCATCCGCAACGCCGGTCGCCGCCGGGACTGGCGTGAACTCACCCTCGTCTCCACGCTCAGCCCCTGCCCCATGTGCTCGGGCACGGCGATCCTCTTCCGCATCCCGCGCGTGGTGGTGGGCGAGCATCGCACGTTCATGGGCGCGGAGGACTGGATGAAGCGGAACGGCATCGACGTGACCGTGATGGACGACGAACGGTGCGTCGCCCTGATGGAGCGGCTGCAGCGTGAGAAACCGGACCTGTGGGCGGAGGACATCGGGAAGTGA
- a CDS encoding DASS family sodium-coupled anion symporter: protein MASESDGSTRRAVQWAGLALGPALALLAYWLLPATYANAAGEVVPFTPAGRATLAMMIWMGTWWLTEAIDITATALLPLAVFPLLGIAGIRQAAAPYADETIFLFMGGFILALSMQRWGLDKRIALLTLRVVGTHPINMVGGFMLATAMISAFVSNTATAAMMMPIALSVINLVRSRLGKPTVDASNPGATPLGHFGLCLMLGIAYAASIGGLATIIGSPPNVIAVGFLRDRIAPQHRLDMSFAQWLELGLPLTLIFLPLTWLLLTRVLYPIRMGRIEGGGDMIRSEFRALGRAGRGEWITFIVFIVTVMLWITRPLLTAGIGGSTDAATGEASWVIPPIPGLTDAVIAMLAALVLFILPVNARKRQFTMDWPTASGLPWGILLLFGGGLSLAGAVQSNGVAEFLGSHAGGLSALPDFLIVLMVVLAIIFLTELTSNTATTAALIPVLAGLAPGLGVSPYLLVIPATFAASCAFMLPVATPPNAIVFGTGFVTIPQMCKAGLWLNLVGSVLITIAAFIILPHALGDRL from the coding sequence ATGGCATCCGAGTCCGATGGCTCCACGAGGCGGGCGGTGCAGTGGGCGGGGCTGGCCCTGGGGCCGGCGCTGGCGCTGCTGGCCTACTGGCTGCTGCCCGCGACGTACGCCAACGCCGCCGGCGAGGTCGTGCCCTTCACTCCCGCCGGGCGGGCCACGCTGGCGATGATGATCTGGATGGGCACGTGGTGGCTGACGGAGGCGATCGACATCACCGCCACGGCGCTGCTGCCGCTGGCCGTGTTTCCGCTGCTTGGCATCGCGGGCATCAGGCAGGCCGCCGCTCCGTATGCGGATGAGACGATCTTTCTGTTCATGGGCGGGTTCATCCTGGCGCTCTCCATGCAGCGCTGGGGGCTGGACAAGCGCATCGCCCTGCTCACCCTGCGCGTGGTGGGCACGCACCCCATCAACATGGTGGGCGGGTTCATGCTGGCCACGGCGATGATCTCGGCGTTCGTGTCCAACACCGCCACGGCGGCGATGATGATGCCCATCGCGCTGTCGGTCATCAACCTCGTGCGCTCCCGTCTGGGCAAGCCGACCGTGGACGCCTCGAACCCCGGCGCCACGCCGCTGGGCCACTTCGGGCTGTGCCTGATGCTGGGCATCGCCTACGCCGCGTCGATCGGCGGGCTGGCGACGATCATCGGCTCGCCGCCCAACGTGATCGCGGTGGGGTTCCTGCGCGACCGCATCGCGCCGCAGCATCGGCTGGACATGAGTTTCGCGCAGTGGCTCGAGCTCGGGCTGCCGCTGACGCTGATCTTCCTGCCGCTCACCTGGCTGCTGCTGACGCGCGTGCTCTATCCCATCCGCATGGGCCGCATCGAAGGGGGCGGCGACATGATCCGGTCGGAGTTCCGCGCCCTGGGACGCGCGGGCCGGGGCGAGTGGATCACCTTCATCGTGTTCATCGTGACCGTGATGCTGTGGATCACGCGCCCGCTGCTGACCGCGGGCATCGGCGGATCGACCGATGCCGCCACGGGTGAGGCGTCGTGGGTCATTCCGCCCATTCCCGGGCTGACTGATGCGGTCATCGCCATGCTGGCGGCGCTCGTCCTGTTCATCCTGCCGGTGAACGCCAGGAAGCGCCAGTTCACCATGGACTGGCCCACGGCGTCGGGCCTGCCCTGGGGCATTCTGCTGCTCTTCGGCGGCGGGCTCTCGCTGGCCGGCGCGGTGCAGTCCAACGGCGTGGCGGAGTTTCTCGGCAGTCACGCGGGCGGGCTGAGCGCCCTGCCGGACTTCCTCATCGTGCTGATGGTGGTGCTGGCGATCATCTTTCTGACCGAGCTCACGTCGAATACCGCCACCACCGCGGCGCTCATCCCGGTGCTGGCGGGGCTGGCGCCGGGGCTGGGCGTCAGCCCATACCTGCTGGTCATTCCCGCCACGTTCGCGGCGAGCTGCGCCTTCATGCTGCCGGTGGCCACGCCCCCCAACGCCATCGTGTTCGGCACGGGGTTCGTGACGATCCCGCAGATGTGCAAGGCGGGGCTGTGGCTGAACCTGGTCGGCTCGGTGCTCATCACCATCGCGGCGTTCATCATTCTGCCGCACGCGCTGGGGGATCGGCTGTAG
- a CDS encoding AAA family ATPase: MRAVITGQIGMDKKAYLNAVARLAGERGVRLELFHLGDMMYREGPDVRPGRILDLPLSRLNSLRRAAMKDVIASTSPAHEHPNVILNTHATFRWRHGLFPAFDFDQIQLLKPNMFICLVDNIEVVHHRLHAEHVIDATLKDCMVWREEEILATELLAQSLDCRGEFYILSRGRHAMTTETCLRLVTRRDMRKVYPSFPMSHVVDMPDILAEIDHFRAELAKHFIAFDPGDVDEKLLLDRAIAAARAGQDWIEVGGSSGGSALRAESVGSVPGVDPEQSSMSKVSPAIRDEPRATRSAAPPMRVSVREVLDIAGDIDGQIYMRDFKLIDQSDMICSYIPELPGGIPGLSSGVERELQHAFEHTKEVYVVWKPKKTPSPFITETATRIFPSVDDALDYFEKRGMFPERDLFGN; this comes from the coding sequence ATGCGAGCCGTCATCACCGGCCAGATCGGCATGGACAAGAAGGCCTACCTCAACGCCGTGGCCCGGCTGGCGGGTGAGCGGGGCGTGCGGCTGGAGCTCTTCCACCTGGGCGACATGATGTACCGCGAGGGGCCGGACGTGCGTCCCGGGCGGATCCTCGACCTGCCGCTGTCGCGCCTCAACTCGCTGCGCCGCGCGGCCATGAAGGACGTCATCGCCTCCACCAGCCCCGCGCACGAGCACCCCAACGTCATTCTCAACACCCACGCCACCTTCCGCTGGCGTCACGGGCTGTTCCCCGCCTTCGACTTCGACCAGATTCAACTGCTCAAACCCAACATGTTCATCTGCCTGGTGGACAACATCGAGGTGGTCCACCACCGACTGCACGCCGAGCACGTGATCGACGCCACGCTGAAGGACTGCATGGTGTGGCGCGAGGAGGAGATTCTCGCCACCGAGCTGCTGGCCCAGTCGCTCGATTGCCGGGGCGAGTTCTACATTCTCTCGCGCGGCCGCCACGCCATGACCACCGAGACCTGTCTGCGTCTGGTGACGCGGCGCGACATGCGCAAGGTCTACCCCAGCTTCCCCATGAGCCACGTGGTGGACATGCCCGACATCCTGGCGGAGATCGATCACTTCCGCGCCGAGCTGGCGAAGCACTTCATCGCCTTCGACCCCGGCGACGTGGACGAGAAGCTCCTGCTGGACCGGGCCATCGCCGCGGCGCGTGCAGGACAGGACTGGATCGAAGTCGGTGGTTCTTCCGGCGGCTCGGCTCTCCGAGCCGAGTCGGTTGGCTCCGTTCCGGGCGTCGATCCGGAGCAGTCATCGATGAGCAAGGTCAGCCCAGCCATCAGAGATGAACCACGCGCGACGCGGAGCGCCGCGCCACCCATGCGCGTCTCGGTGCGCGAGGTGCTCGACATCGCCGGCGACATCGACGGGCAGATCTACATGCGCGACTTCAAGCTCATCGACCAGAGCGACATGATCTGCTCGTACATTCCCGAACTGCCGGGCGGCATTCCAGGACTGTCCTCGGGCGTGGAGCGCGAGCTGCAGCACGCCTTCGAGCACACCAAGGAGGTCTACGTGGTCTGGAAGCCGAAGAAGACCCCCTCACCCTTCATCACCGAAACCGCCACCAGGATCTTCCCGTCCGTGGATGACGCCCTGGACTACTTCGAAAAGCGAGGCATGTTCCCGGAACGCGACCTGTTCGGAAACTGA
- a CDS encoding mannose-1-phosphate guanylyltransferase: MIMAGGSGTRLWPMSRKAAPKQLIPFIGGRSLLQVAAERIERLVPVERQLICTSESFRGSIRDSLPRFTDEHILGEPEARDTVNAVGLTAAVLAARDPGAIFAVLTADHLISPEGRFRDTMDTGFRLVEQDPSRLVTFSIQPTYPATGYGYVERGEPIRGFEDCWRVARFVEKPDEPTARRYVESGRFGWNSGMFVFSARGFLRALERFFPGSRSGLDEIARDWDTPRRIDTLRRVYPTLPKKSVDFAVMEPASTSADCPVCTVKMAVEWIDVGSWPSYGETLPADASGNRANTPTLHLGSSNVLAVSDDPSHTIATIGCRDLIVVHTQDVTLICPASEAQRVKDAANAAPPLLQ, encoded by the coding sequence ATGATCATGGCCGGCGGGTCGGGGACGCGGCTGTGGCCGATGAGCCGCAAGGCCGCGCCCAAGCAGTTGATCCCCTTCATCGGGGGGCGTTCGCTGCTGCAGGTCGCCGCCGAGCGCATCGAGCGGCTGGTGCCGGTCGAGCGGCAGCTCATCTGCACGAGTGAGTCGTTCCGCGGGTCAATCCGCGACTCTCTGCCGCGCTTCACCGATGAGCACATTCTCGGCGAGCCGGAAGCCCGCGACACCGTGAACGCGGTGGGACTCACCGCCGCGGTGCTGGCGGCGCGCGACCCCGGCGCCATCTTCGCCGTGCTCACCGCCGACCACCTGATTTCGCCTGAAGGGCGGTTCCGCGACACCATGGACACCGGCTTCCGGCTGGTGGAGCAGGATCCATCCCGGCTCGTCACCTTCTCCATCCAGCCCACCTACCCGGCCACCGGGTACGGCTATGTCGAACGGGGCGAGCCGATCCGCGGCTTCGAAGACTGCTGGCGCGTGGCCCGCTTCGTCGAGAAGCCCGATGAGCCGACCGCCAGACGCTACGTCGAGTCCGGTCGTTTCGGCTGGAACAGCGGCATGTTCGTCTTTTCGGCGCGGGGTTTCCTGCGCGCGTTGGAGCGGTTCTTTCCCGGCTCGCGCTCCGGGCTCGATGAAATCGCGCGCGACTGGGATACGCCGCGCCGGATTGACACGCTCCGCCGGGTGTATCCCACGCTGCCGAAGAAGAGCGTGGACTTCGCGGTGATGGAGCCGGCTTCGACCTCCGCCGACTGCCCCGTCTGCACCGTGAAGATGGCCGTCGAGTGGATTGATGTGGGCTCGTGGCCCAGTTATGGCGAGACGCTGCCGGCCGACGCCTCGGGCAACCGGGCCAACACGCCCACGCTGCACCTGGGCTCATCGAACGTGCTGGCGGTGTCGGATGACCCTTCGCACACGATCGCCACCATCGGTTGCCGCGACCTGATCGTGGTTCACACGCAGGACGTGACGCTGATCTGCCCGGCGTCGGAAGCCCAGCGCGTGAAGGACGCGGCCAACGCCGCCCCTCCCCTGTTGCAGTGA